A single Actinomadura algeriensis DNA region contains:
- the pgi gene encoding glucose-6-phosphate isomerase gives MADITEAPEWSALAEHQAALAGRHLRELFADDPGRADRMTVTAGDLHLDYSKHRVTGETIGLLTALAVRAGLRERIDAMFAGEHINVSEDRAVLHTALRLPPGGELTVDGQDVAGDVHAVLEKAADFAGRVRAGEWTGFTGERIRTVVNIGIGGSDLGPAMAYEALRDYVDAGIACRFVSNIDPADVTAALADLDPATTLFVISSKTFGTLETLTNAKVARSWLVERLGDEAAVSRHFVAVSTNAERVAEFGIDTANMFGFWDWVGGRYSLDSAIGLSLMIAIGSEAFREMLAGFRVIDEHFRTAPLEANMPVLMGLLGVWYTDFFGAQTRAVLPYSQRLSRFPAYLQQLTMESNGKSVRADGAPVVAQTGAIFWGEPGTNGQHAFYQLLHQGTRLVPADFIGFAEPFADPAGMHDLLTANMLAQTSALAFGKTAEEIAAEGTPAAIVPHKVMPGNRPTSTILVPKLTPKTLGELIALYEHIVFVEGTIWGIDSFDQWGVELGKVMAQDLAPALTSAEPPADAPDPSTAALVRRYRELRGRAV, from the coding sequence ATGGCTGATATCACCGAGGCGCCCGAATGGTCGGCGCTGGCCGAGCACCAGGCCGCGCTGGCCGGGCGGCACCTGCGCGAGCTGTTCGCGGACGATCCGGGGCGCGCCGACCGCATGACGGTGACCGCGGGCGACCTGCACCTGGACTACTCCAAGCACCGGGTCACCGGCGAGACGATCGGGCTGCTGACCGCACTCGCCGTGCGCGCCGGGCTGCGCGAGCGGATCGACGCCATGTTCGCGGGGGAGCACATCAACGTCAGCGAGGACCGGGCCGTCCTGCACACCGCGCTGCGGCTGCCGCCCGGCGGGGAGCTGACGGTCGACGGGCAGGACGTCGCGGGGGACGTGCACGCCGTCCTGGAGAAGGCGGCCGACTTCGCGGGTCGGGTCCGCGCCGGGGAATGGACGGGCTTCACCGGCGAGCGGATCCGGACGGTCGTCAACATCGGCATCGGCGGGTCCGACCTCGGTCCCGCGATGGCCTACGAGGCCCTCCGCGACTACGTGGACGCGGGGATCGCGTGCCGGTTCGTGTCGAACATCGACCCGGCGGACGTCACCGCCGCCCTCGCGGACCTCGACCCCGCCACGACCCTGTTCGTCATCAGCTCCAAGACGTTCGGGACGCTGGAGACCCTCACCAACGCCAAGGTCGCGCGGAGCTGGCTCGTGGAGCGGCTCGGCGACGAGGCCGCCGTGTCGCGGCACTTCGTCGCGGTGTCCACCAACGCCGAGCGGGTCGCCGAGTTCGGCATCGACACCGCCAACATGTTCGGCTTCTGGGACTGGGTCGGCGGCCGCTACTCGCTCGACTCCGCGATCGGCCTGTCGCTGATGATCGCGATCGGGAGCGAGGCGTTCCGGGAGATGCTCGCCGGGTTCCGGGTGATCGACGAGCACTTCCGCACCGCGCCGCTCGAGGCGAACATGCCCGTCCTGATGGGCCTGCTCGGCGTCTGGTACACCGACTTCTTCGGCGCCCAGACCCGCGCCGTCCTGCCCTACAGCCAGCGGCTGTCCCGGTTCCCCGCGTACCTGCAGCAGCTGACGATGGAGTCCAACGGCAAGTCGGTGCGGGCCGACGGCGCCCCGGTCGTCGCGCAGACCGGCGCGATCTTCTGGGGCGAGCCCGGGACGAACGGGCAGCACGCCTTCTACCAGCTGCTGCACCAGGGCACCCGGCTCGTGCCCGCCGACTTCATCGGCTTCGCCGAGCCTTTCGCGGACCCGGCGGGCATGCACGACCTGCTCACCGCGAACATGCTCGCGCAGACGTCCGCGCTCGCGTTCGGCAAGACGGCGGAGGAGATCGCCGCCGAGGGGACGCCCGCCGCGATCGTCCCGCACAAGGTCATGCCGGGGAACCGGCCCACCAGCACGATCCTGGTGCCGAAGCTGACGCCCAAGACCCTCGGGGAGCTGATCGCGCTCTACGAGCACATCGTGTTCGTCGAGGGGACGATCTGGGGGATCGACTCCTTCGACCAGTGGGGCGTCGAGCTCGGCAAGGTCATGGCGCAGGACCTCGCGCCCGCGCTGACCTCCGCGGAGCCGCCCGCGGACGCGCCCGACCCGTCGACGGCGGCGCTCGTCCGCCGCTACCGGGAGCTGCGCGGCCGCGCGGTCTGA
- a CDS encoding EF-hand domain-containing protein, producing MTTKPTEDDLHAAFARADLGGDDKLDLMEFTLVLEHLGLAWTRAETQHRFEQADTNFDGFISYSELRAVLESEGWAGGLAPGARA from the coding sequence ATGACGACAAAGCCGACCGAGGACGATCTGCACGCCGCGTTCGCGCGGGCGGACCTCGGCGGTGACGACAAGCTCGATCTGATGGAGTTCACGCTCGTCCTGGAGCACCTCGGGCTCGCCTGGACGCGGGCCGAGACACAGCACCGGTTCGAGCAGGCCGACACGAACTTCGACGGCTTCATCTCCTACTCCGAGCTTCGCGCCGTCCTGGAGTCGGAGGGCTGGGCCGGGGGACTCGCCCCCGGCGCCCGAGCCTGA
- a CDS encoding sugar isomerase domain-containing protein: MPDPSTRTSVPERLPGRVRALLDELDDAAGPAIGEAAGLLLAAVEADGIVHVAGAGHSLAMVCETFYRAGGLAAVRPVFDPAVFPLDDALRSTRVEREHGVGRAVAAEAAPAPPDVTVVFSTSGRNPYPVEVARECAARDVPVIAVTSARAARGAAARADTTLADHATLVLDTRVPPGDVLHPAGRPRTAAVSTVLAAYAWARVLAELDDLAAERGVDLPRWTSANVPGGDEVNAALLARYRHRVPELMGGA; this comes from the coding sequence ATGCCTGACCCGTCGACGCGGACGTCCGTCCCGGAGAGGCTCCCCGGCCGGGTGCGGGCACTGCTCGACGAACTGGACGACGCCGCGGGCCCGGCGATCGGGGAGGCCGCCGGGCTGCTGCTCGCGGCCGTCGAGGCCGACGGCATCGTGCACGTCGCCGGGGCGGGGCACTCGCTGGCGATGGTGTGCGAGACGTTCTACCGGGCGGGCGGCCTCGCCGCCGTCCGGCCGGTGTTCGACCCCGCCGTGTTCCCGCTCGACGACGCGCTCCGCAGCACCCGCGTCGAGCGGGAGCACGGGGTGGGGCGGGCCGTCGCGGCGGAGGCCGCCCCCGCGCCGCCGGACGTGACGGTGGTGTTCTCCACCAGCGGCCGCAACCCGTACCCGGTGGAGGTCGCGCGGGAGTGCGCGGCGCGGGACGTCCCGGTGATCGCGGTCACGTCGGCGCGGGCGGCGCGCGGCGCGGCGGCCCGGGCGGACACGACCCTCGCCGACCACGCGACGCTCGTCCTGGACACGCGGGTGCCGCCCGGCGACGTCCTGCACCCGGCGGGGCGGCCCCGGACGGCCGCGGTGTCGACGGTGCTGGCGGCGTACGCGTGGGCGCGCGTCCTGGCCGAGCTGGACGACCTCGCGGCGGAACGGGGCGTGGACCTGCCGCGCTGGACGAGCGCGAACGTGCCGGGCGGCGACGAGGTCAACGCCGCGCTGCTGGCCCGGTACCGGCATCGCGTTCCCGAGCTCATGGGCGGGGCGTGA
- a CDS encoding PTS sugar transporter subunit IIA: MTGPAPIVAAIDGAVADGWRAAVRAAASALVEAGAAGPGYPDACVRVVEENGPYIVLTKGLALVHARPEEGGLAVGVGVTRLASPVEFGHPDNDPVDLLLAFCTPDPDVHVGTLAGLARALSGGLADRLRAAPGREELSRTLKEAVPDA, encoded by the coding sequence GTGACCGGTCCCGCCCCCATCGTCGCCGCGATCGACGGGGCCGTCGCGGACGGCTGGCGCGCGGCCGTCCGCGCGGCGGCGTCCGCGCTGGTCGAGGCGGGCGCCGCCGGCCCGGGCTACCCGGACGCGTGCGTGCGGGTAGTCGAGGAGAACGGCCCCTACATCGTGCTGACGAAGGGCCTCGCGCTGGTGCACGCCCGTCCCGAGGAGGGCGGGCTGGCCGTCGGCGTCGGCGTGACCCGCCTCGCGTCGCCGGTCGAGTTCGGCCATCCCGACAACGACCCCGTGGACCTGCTGCTCGCGTTCTGCACACCCGACCCGGACGTGCACGTCGGCACGCTGGCCGGGCTGGCGCGCGCGCTGTCGGGCGGCCTGGCCGACCGGCTCCGCGCGGCGCCCGGCCGGGAGGAACTGTCGCGCACCCTGAAGGAGGCCGTTCCCGATGCCTGA
- a CDS encoding PTS sugar transporter subunit IIB: protein MALDRRLEILAVCGVGMGSSLMLKMTAEDALRSLGVDARVENTDVSTARGMSPDVVIGQGMHTEEIADLAPVVITISDFLDKDGLEAQLRDRLGEQGWLA, encoded by the coding sequence ATGGCACTGGACCGGCGACTGGAGATCCTCGCGGTGTGCGGGGTCGGCATGGGGTCCAGCCTGATGCTGAAGATGACGGCCGAGGACGCGCTGCGCTCGCTCGGCGTGGACGCCCGGGTGGAGAACACCGACGTGTCCACGGCGCGCGGGATGAGCCCGGACGTGGTCATCGGGCAGGGCATGCACACCGAGGAGATCGCCGACCTCGCCCCGGTCGTCATCACGATCAGCGACTTCCTGGACAAGGACGGCCTCGAGGCGCAGCTCCGCGACCGGCTCGGCGAGCAGGGATGGCTGGCGTGA
- a CDS encoding PTS ascorbate transporter subunit IIC, whose product MDVIKDILTFLADNVFGQVPILIGLITLVGLILQRKRFEDVFAGALRATIGVVILFIGIEIFSGGLTSFQTVLASAMNTDPPKAERTLDGFLQDQGGTIALVITVAFLLHVVIVRVFPAARYLYLTGHLMFWISTVTVATMVTVAPGSNQLTLVLCGAGFVAAYWTLQPLWMRPLMRRVMPDDRFGFAHTSSLAALITGYAARPLGSREKHDTEKLKLPRQLSFFKDVNVSTALIICVIMLIGVALADDKVVGEAAAAMDAKLSPWVWALLVGLRFAGGIAILLFGVRMFLGEIVPAFKGFSDRVIPGTRPALDAPTVFPVAPTAVMLGFVASTVVFLACLGIFAAAGWFTLVPPMIMLFFVGGASGLFGNIVAGWRGAVLGGVVSGLILAIGQAVTWGLFEKTAPELATLADPDWYAIAWLLKAADPVLGTGTLWLVPVVALAATVATLLLVHRGDRRRGEDGPEEKDDAVAAGKP is encoded by the coding sequence ATGGACGTCATCAAGGACATCCTCACGTTCCTGGCGGACAACGTGTTCGGCCAGGTGCCCATCCTCATCGGGCTCATCACGCTCGTCGGGCTGATCCTGCAGCGCAAGCGGTTCGAGGACGTGTTCGCCGGCGCGCTGCGCGCGACGATCGGCGTGGTGATCCTCTTCATCGGCATCGAGATCTTCAGCGGCGGGCTCACCAGCTTCCAGACGGTGCTGGCGAGCGCGATGAACACCGATCCGCCGAAGGCCGAGCGGACCCTGGACGGGTTCCTGCAGGATCAGGGCGGCACGATCGCCCTCGTGATCACGGTGGCGTTCCTGCTGCACGTGGTGATCGTGCGGGTGTTCCCGGCGGCCCGGTACCTCTACCTCACCGGCCACCTGATGTTCTGGATCAGCACGGTCACCGTCGCCACGATGGTGACGGTCGCGCCCGGCTCGAACCAGCTCACGCTCGTCCTGTGCGGCGCGGGCTTCGTCGCCGCGTACTGGACGCTGCAGCCGCTGTGGATGCGCCCGCTGATGCGCCGCGTCATGCCCGACGACCGGTTCGGGTTCGCGCACACCAGCTCGCTCGCCGCGCTGATCACCGGCTACGCCGCGCGGCCGCTGGGCAGCCGGGAGAAGCACGACACCGAGAAGCTGAAGCTGCCGCGGCAGCTGTCGTTCTTCAAGGACGTCAACGTCAGCACCGCGCTGATCATCTGCGTGATCATGCTGATCGGCGTCGCGCTGGCCGACGACAAGGTCGTCGGGGAGGCCGCCGCCGCCATGGACGCCAAGCTCTCGCCGTGGGTGTGGGCGCTGCTGGTCGGCCTGCGGTTCGCGGGCGGCATCGCGATCCTGCTGTTCGGCGTCCGGATGTTCCTCGGCGAGATCGTCCCGGCGTTCAAGGGGTTCAGCGACCGGGTCATCCCGGGCACCCGGCCCGCGCTGGACGCGCCGACCGTCTTCCCGGTGGCGCCGACCGCGGTGATGCTCGGCTTCGTCGCGTCCACCGTGGTGTTCCTGGCCTGCCTGGGGATCTTCGCCGCGGCCGGCTGGTTCACGCTCGTCCCGCCCATGATCATGCTGTTCTTCGTGGGCGGCGCGTCCGGGCTGTTCGGCAACATCGTGGCCGGCTGGCGCGGTGCCGTCCTCGGCGGCGTGGTCAGCGGCCTGATCCTGGCGATCGGGCAGGCCGTCACCTGGGGGCTGTTCGAGAAGACCGCGCCGGAGCTGGCCACCCTGGCCGACCCCGACTGGTACGCGATCGCGTGGCTGCTGAAGGCCGCCGACCCGGTCCTCGGCACCGGCACGCTGTGGCTGGTGCCGGTCGTGGCGCTCGCCGCGACCGTCGCGACGCTGCTGCTCGTCCACCGCGGGGACAGGCGCCGCGGGGAGGACGGCCCGGAGGAGAAGGACGACGCCGTCGCGGCCGGGAAGCCCTGA
- a CDS encoding GntR family transcriptional regulator, which yields MSSAGEPRTGHTKRQAARRRLLEMLDGLDVGEALPSERRLATELGVSRPTLRQAVDGLVAEGRLDRRHGSGTYVAEPRIAVPLTMSSFTEDMIRRGMRPGGRVLSFRTRTAGARVGRRLALSPAEEVFTIRRLRLADEATMAIETLYLPRALLPGLRRQDLEGGSFYDLLRADGIVIASGTETIEPTVTTEEEAAELGVPVHMPAFLFERVTRDAGGRPLEYVRSVYRGDRYRLELDLRPPAH from the coding sequence ATGAGTTCCGCCGGTGAGCCCCGCACCGGGCACACGAAGCGGCAGGCCGCGCGCCGCCGGCTGCTGGAGATGCTGGACGGGCTGGACGTCGGCGAGGCGCTGCCGTCCGAGCGCCGGCTGGCGACCGAGCTCGGCGTCTCCCGTCCCACGCTGCGGCAGGCCGTCGACGGCCTGGTCGCCGAGGGACGGCTGGACCGGCGGCACGGCAGCGGCACCTACGTCGCCGAGCCCCGGATCGCCGTGCCGCTGACCATGTCCTCGTTCACCGAGGACATGATCCGGCGCGGGATGCGGCCGGGGGGCCGGGTGCTGTCGTTTCGCACGCGGACCGCGGGGGCGCGGGTCGGCCGCCGCCTGGCCCTCTCCCCCGCCGAAGAGGTATTTACCATTCGGCGGCTACGGCTCGCCGACGAGGCGACCATGGCCATCGAGACCCTGTACCTGCCGCGGGCGCTGCTGCCGGGCCTGCGGCGCCAGGACCTCGAGGGCGGTTCGTTCTACGACCTGCTCCGCGCCGACGGCATCGTGATCGCCTCGGGCACCGAGACGATCGAGCCGACCGTCACCACCGAGGAGGAGGCCGCCGAGCTGGGCGTGCCGGTGCACATGCCGGCGTTCCTGTTCGAGCGGGTCACCCGCGACGCCGGGGGCAGGCCGCTGGAGTACGTCCGGTCGGTCTACCGCGGCGACCGCTACCGGCTGGAGCTCGACCTGCGGCCGCCCGCCCACTGA
- a CDS encoding carbohydrate kinase family protein, with protein MTRPVAEPDAPGRPPRPSLTDPCESREPAGERLHGGGPGPGLDVFLSGRVFMDMIFTGLPGLPPPGTEIVTDGLGSAPGGVANIAVAMSRLGLRVGLAAPFGDDMFGAYLWRTLAEQEGVDLRASRRVPGWSTPVTVSMAYDSDRSMVTYARPVPPQAEDPPDGAPPDARACFVDVDRPVPAWAAGMRERGALIFADLGWDPTGAWSAEVLDRLAHVDVFMPNAAEAMAYTRTADPPAAAEALAERAPLVVVKCGADGAIALDRATGERAEAPALPVRALDATGAGDVFAAGFVFGTLAGLPLAERLRFANLCAGLSVRHRSGSLGSPCWGEIAAFGESGEVPENVLADYAFVVPFVPEVADNTAVRAEPTLRKDQ; from the coding sequence GTGACCCGCCCGGTCGCCGAGCCGGACGCGCCCGGCAGGCCGCCGCGGCCGTCCCTCACCGACCCGTGCGAGTCGCGCGAACCGGCGGGGGAGCGGCTGCACGGCGGCGGGCCGGGCCCCGGCCTGGACGTGTTCCTGTCCGGCCGCGTCTTCATGGACATGATCTTCACCGGGCTGCCCGGGCTGCCGCCGCCCGGCACCGAGATCGTCACCGACGGGCTCGGGTCGGCGCCCGGCGGCGTCGCCAACATCGCGGTCGCGATGAGCCGGCTCGGCCTGCGGGTCGGCCTCGCCGCGCCGTTCGGCGACGACATGTTCGGCGCCTACCTGTGGCGGACGCTCGCCGAGCAGGAGGGCGTCGACCTGCGGGCGTCCCGCCGCGTCCCCGGCTGGTCGACGCCGGTCACGGTGTCGATGGCCTACGACTCCGACCGCAGCATGGTGACGTACGCGCGTCCCGTCCCGCCGCAGGCCGAGGACCCGCCGGACGGCGCCCCGCCGGACGCCCGCGCCTGCTTCGTCGACGTGGACCGGCCCGTCCCGGCGTGGGCGGCCGGGATGCGCGAGCGCGGCGCGCTGATCTTCGCCGACCTCGGCTGGGATCCCACCGGCGCCTGGTCGGCCGAGGTGCTCGACCGGCTCGCGCACGTCGACGTGTTCATGCCGAACGCCGCCGAGGCGATGGCCTACACCCGCACCGCGGACCCGCCGGCGGCCGCCGAGGCGCTCGCCGAGCGGGCGCCGCTGGTGGTCGTCAAGTGCGGCGCGGACGGCGCCATCGCGCTGGACCGCGCGACGGGGGAGCGGGCGGAGGCCCCGGCCCTGCCCGTCCGGGCGCTGGACGCCACCGGGGCGGGGGACGTGTTCGCGGCCGGGTTCGTGTTCGGGACGCTCGCCGGGCTGCCGCTGGCCGAGCGGCTGCGGTTCGCGAACCTGTGCGCGGGGCTGTCGGTCCGGCACCGCAGCGGATCGCTCGGCTCGCCCTGCTGGGGGGAGATCGCCGCATTCGGGGAGTCGGGCGAGGTGCCCGAGAACGTCCTCGCCGACTACGCGTTCGTGGTTCCGTTCGTCCCGGAGGTCGCGGACAACACGGCCGTCCGGGCCGAGCCGACCCTGCGCAAGGACCAGTAG
- a CDS encoding AraC family transcriptional regulator, which yields MDALTDLLDGPRARGAFLLRATLSPPWSVRIRDEAPLTLVAMIRDGAWVLPDGGEPRSVRSGDVLLIKGPEPYTMADDPATPPQIVIHPGQRCTTPDGASLSDAMDLGVRAWGNDPDGSAVMLIGTYQMRGAVTRRLLAALPQLAVVRGDTWNSPLVGLLGEEIGKDEPGQDVVLDRLLDLLLIAALRAWFARDGAERPGWYLAHGDPVVGPALRLLHEDVAHPWTVADLAARVGASRAALAQRFGKLLGEPPMSYLTGLRLAQAADLLRESDATLDTVARRVGYGTAFALSTAFKREHGVSPQEYRAGRALTAAP from the coding sequence GTGGACGCGCTCACCGACCTTCTCGACGGCCCCCGGGCGCGCGGCGCGTTCCTGCTGCGCGCGACGCTGAGCCCGCCGTGGTCGGTGCGGATCCGGGACGAGGCGCCGCTCACCCTCGTCGCGATGATCCGGGACGGCGCGTGGGTGCTGCCCGACGGCGGCGAACCCCGGTCCGTCCGCTCCGGCGACGTGCTGCTGATCAAGGGCCCGGAGCCGTACACGATGGCGGACGATCCGGCGACGCCGCCGCAGATCGTCATCCACCCCGGCCAGCGGTGCACGACGCCCGACGGCGCGAGCCTGTCGGACGCGATGGACCTCGGGGTGCGGGCCTGGGGCAACGACCCGGACGGCTCGGCGGTCATGCTGATCGGCACCTACCAGATGCGCGGGGCCGTCACCCGCCGGCTGCTGGCCGCGCTGCCGCAGCTGGCGGTCGTCCGCGGCGACACGTGGAACTCGCCGCTGGTCGGGCTGCTGGGCGAGGAGATCGGCAAGGACGAGCCCGGGCAGGACGTCGTCCTCGACCGGCTGCTGGACCTGCTGCTCATCGCGGCGCTGCGGGCCTGGTTCGCGCGGGACGGCGCGGAGCGGCCCGGCTGGTACCTCGCGCACGGCGACCCGGTGGTCGGCCCGGCCCTGCGGCTGCTGCACGAGGACGTCGCGCACCCCTGGACGGTCGCCGACCTCGCGGCCCGCGTCGGGGCGTCCCGCGCGGCCCTCGCGCAGCGGTTCGGCAAGCTGCTCGGCGAACCGCCGATGTCCTACCTGACGGGCCTGCGCCTCGCGCAGGCCGCCGACCTGCTGCGGGAGAGCGACGCGACGCTCGACACGGTGGCGCGGCGCGTCGGCTACGGCACCGCGTTCGCCCTCAGCACCGCGTTCAAGCGGGAGCACGGCGTCAGCCCGCAGGAGTACCGCGCGGGACGCGCCCTCACCGCCGCCCCGTGA